The Streptomyces nitrosporeus genome includes a window with the following:
- the cbiE gene encoding precorrin-6y C5,15-methyltransferase (decarboxylating) subunit CbiE produces the protein MSVVGIGADGWAGLPKTARSVLLEAEVLIGGERQLGLLPSRCAGRRVAWPSPLRPAVRGLLGAHAGSRVAVLASGDPMFYGIGRALTEELGAGALHVVPHPSSVSYACARLGWPLEDTGTVTLVGRPAARLAAALHDGRRLLVLSADAATPAAVAALLVDRGFGPSRMRVLEQLGGIGEDCLDGTAETWDHPPGDPLNVIAVDCLGAPDRLRLGAVPGLPDDAYEHDGQLTKRHVRAATLGVLAPAPGELLWDVGGGSGSVAVEWLRTHPSCRAVTVERDPARARRIERNADRLGVPALRVVTGRAPGALAGLPVPDAVFIGGGLTVPGLLDACWDALPVGGRLVANTVTLESEALLADHRRRLGGDLVRLSVAHAVPVGGFTGWRQAMPVTQWSVRKQTPADPDRPAHPNHPGGRT, from the coding sequence GTGAGCGTCGTGGGCATCGGGGCCGACGGTTGGGCGGGGCTGCCTAAGACGGCGCGTTCCGTCCTGCTGGAGGCCGAGGTACTGATCGGCGGGGAGCGCCAGTTGGGGCTGCTCCCCTCCCGGTGCGCCGGCCGCCGGGTGGCGTGGCCGTCGCCCCTGCGCCCCGCCGTGCGCGGGCTGCTCGGCGCCCACGCCGGGAGCAGGGTGGCCGTGCTGGCCAGCGGGGACCCGATGTTCTACGGCATCGGCCGGGCCCTCACCGAGGAACTGGGCGCCGGGGCGCTCCACGTGGTGCCGCACCCCTCCTCGGTGTCGTACGCCTGTGCGCGGCTCGGCTGGCCCCTGGAGGACACCGGGACCGTCACCCTGGTCGGCCGCCCCGCGGCCCGGCTGGCCGCCGCGCTGCACGACGGGCGCCGGCTGCTGGTCCTGAGCGCCGACGCGGCGACACCGGCCGCCGTGGCCGCCCTGCTCGTGGACCGGGGTTTCGGGCCCAGCCGGATGAGGGTGCTCGAACAGCTCGGAGGGATCGGCGAGGACTGCCTGGACGGCACCGCCGAGACCTGGGACCACCCGCCCGGCGACCCGCTCAACGTCATCGCGGTGGACTGCCTGGGCGCACCGGACCGGCTGCGCCTCGGGGCCGTGCCGGGGCTGCCGGACGACGCGTACGAACACGACGGGCAGCTCACCAAGCGCCATGTGCGGGCCGCCACGCTCGGTGTGCTCGCGCCCGCGCCCGGCGAGCTGCTGTGGGACGTCGGCGGCGGCTCCGGGTCGGTCGCCGTCGAGTGGCTGCGCACGCATCCGTCCTGCCGCGCGGTCACCGTGGAGCGCGACCCCGCACGGGCCCGGCGGATCGAACGGAACGCGGACCGGCTCGGGGTGCCCGCGCTGCGGGTCGTCACCGGCCGGGCGCCCGGGGCGCTGGCCGGGCTGCCCGTGCCGGACGCCGTGTTCATCGGCGGCGGGCTGACCGTGCCCGGCCTGCTCGACGCCTGCTGGGACGCGCTGCCGGTGGGCGGCAGGCTGGTCGCGAACACCGTCACGCTGGAGTCCGAGGCGCTCCTGGCCGACCACCGCCGGCGGCTCGGCGGCGACCTGGTGCGGCTCTCGGTGGCCCACGCGGTGCCCGTCGGAGGCTTCACGGGGTGGCGCCAGGCCATGCCCGTCACCCAGTGGTCCGTACGCAAGCAGACCCCGGCGGACCCGGACCGCCCCGCCCACCCGAATCACCCAGGAGGCAGAACATGA
- a CDS encoding YciI family protein, whose product MRYLVMISATQADYDAMTGKASAGSPAWGEEDMRAMFAFMEDLNADLIRTNEMVDAQGLLEPAQTRLVRAGEDGEPVIEDSPYGPDDELPAGYWVLDCASLERVTEIAARVTRCPQPAGAPARPVVIRPLGAGDEVSEPTD is encoded by the coding sequence GTGAGGTACCTGGTGATGATCTCGGCCACCCAGGCCGACTACGACGCGATGACGGGGAAGGCGTCCGCGGGGAGCCCCGCCTGGGGCGAGGAGGACATGCGGGCCATGTTCGCCTTCATGGAGGACCTCAACGCGGACCTGATCCGGACCAATGAGATGGTCGACGCCCAAGGACTGCTGGAGCCCGCCCAGACCCGCCTGGTGCGGGCCGGTGAGGACGGGGAGCCGGTGATCGAGGACTCGCCCTACGGACCGGACGACGAACTGCCCGCCGGCTACTGGGTCCTCGACTGCGCGAGCCTGGAGCGGGTGACCGAGATCGCCGCCCGCGTCACACGGTGTCCGCAGCCCGCGGGCGCCCCCGCCCGCCCTGTCGTGATCCGGCCCCTCGGCGCGGGCGACGAGGTCTCCGAACCGACCGACTGA
- a CDS encoding SMI1/KNR4 family protein produces MSIDNWQTFLDRWSEQWVAVQDGADPEEIDEEALEAGGLGFPPLDEAGTAALEERLGTVLPPSYRAFLQASDGWRYAGGGVYLLAGSAGVWWHGDPMGMKLLYERQLDERSRPSEVLMAGMWDRALQLALDSDMTDVLLDPGDVGEDGEWAVYVYKGWSGEYPERYDSFTRYMEEAYRDFHGDHSHLPGFDNEETRRLDALVERARTACLAGEDPAAQFAAFDEARAYGRPGAALLHSQVEAMTRPAGHIPAERDLDDPFYAREAMPLIAAGHCRSHRAGDDDFFLRVHGEENREKAADLLEAVRKRTFRYDAPGPFGQAVASAREQARWGDTDGAWRTIAAAVPDWEPYGSLHLAPIGLRADPLLGPVVTAERGWRLLATPRAGHGAPGGGADGVPGGGPGDGAHGAPGGGPDGVSSAGDGPWGLGRPSEAQLAGHSYRFVAVQGIAPGELAERLGARELLAPSTAHEMWELRHEGYTATGRKHAVFRVGRCGGGGDWSFAFEQDPEPWRPGRVAADVQVSAGTRAVAVWSERGPLVPGPGEAFPDVLRFSCAQDGRRTFVSTARGGAAETAGTPPEGIDAALFGPALFGSGPAGRPGDGRAGEGGPRLLREAEVRALDAAGAALGISLPWFALEHGRLHVGLGSSWFGPPEPGGPYPSSAFVRQRPGH; encoded by the coding sequence GTGAGCATCGACAACTGGCAGACATTCCTTGACCGTTGGAGCGAGCAGTGGGTCGCCGTGCAGGACGGGGCCGATCCGGAGGAGATCGACGAGGAGGCCCTGGAGGCGGGCGGGCTGGGCTTTCCCCCGCTGGACGAGGCGGGGACGGCGGCCCTGGAGGAACGGCTGGGAACCGTGCTCCCGCCCTCGTACCGCGCCTTCCTCCAGGCCTCGGACGGCTGGCGGTACGCGGGCGGGGGCGTCTATCTGCTGGCCGGTTCCGCCGGTGTGTGGTGGCACGGGGACCCGATGGGGATGAAGCTGCTGTACGAGCGGCAGCTGGACGAGAGGTCCCGGCCGTCCGAGGTCCTGATGGCGGGGATGTGGGACCGCGCCCTCCAGCTCGCCCTGGACTCCGACATGACCGATGTCCTGCTGGATCCGGGGGACGTCGGCGAGGACGGCGAATGGGCGGTCTACGTCTACAAGGGCTGGTCGGGGGAGTACCCCGAGCGCTACGACTCGTTCACGCGGTACATGGAGGAGGCGTACCGCGACTTCCACGGCGACCACAGCCATCTGCCCGGTTTCGACAACGAGGAGACCAGGAGGCTCGACGCCCTCGTGGAGCGGGCCCGGACGGCCTGCCTGGCCGGTGAGGACCCCGCCGCCCAGTTCGCGGCGTTCGACGAGGCCAGGGCCTACGGCCGGCCGGGGGCCGCACTGCTGCACAGCCAGGTGGAGGCGATGACCCGGCCCGCCGGGCACATCCCGGCGGAGCGGGACCTGGACGACCCGTTCTACGCCCGGGAGGCCATGCCCCTGATCGCCGCCGGCCACTGCCGGAGCCACCGGGCGGGGGACGACGACTTCTTCCTCCGGGTGCACGGCGAGGAGAACCGGGAGAAGGCCGCGGACCTGCTGGAGGCCGTGCGGAAGCGTACGTTCCGCTACGACGCGCCCGGTCCCTTCGGGCAGGCCGTGGCGAGCGCCCGTGAGCAGGCCCGGTGGGGTGACACGGACGGTGCCTGGCGGACCATCGCCGCGGCGGTGCCCGACTGGGAACCGTACGGCTCGCTCCACCTGGCGCCCATCGGGCTGCGGGCGGACCCCCTGCTCGGCCCGGTGGTCACCGCCGAGCGCGGGTGGCGCCTCCTGGCCACCCCGCGCGCGGGGCACGGCGCCCCCGGTGGCGGAGCCGACGGCGTCCCCGGCGGCGGACCGGGTGACGGAGCGCACGGCGCCCCCGGCGGCGGACCGGACGGCGTGTCTTCGGCCGGGGACGGGCCGTGGGGGCTCGGCCGGCCGTCCGAGGCGCAGCTGGCCGGCCACTCCTACCGTTTCGTCGCCGTCCAGGGGATCGCGCCCGGGGAACTGGCCGAGCGGCTCGGTGCGCGGGAACTGCTCGCCCCGAGTACCGCGCACGAGATGTGGGAGCTGCGCCACGAGGGGTACACGGCCACGGGCCGGAAGCACGCGGTGTTCCGGGTCGGCCGGTGCGGGGGCGGCGGTGACTGGAGCTTCGCCTTCGAGCAGGACCCCGAGCCCTGGCGGCCCGGCCGGGTGGCCGCCGACGTCCAGGTGTCGGCGGGGACCCGGGCGGTGGCCGTCTGGAGCGAGCGGGGCCCCCTCGTCCCCGGCCCCGGTGAGGCGTTCCCCGATGTGCTCCGGTTCTCCTGCGCGCAGGACGGGCGGCGGACCTTCGTGAGTACCGCCCGGGGCGGTGCGGCCGAGACCGCCGGGACGCCGCCGGAAGGGATCGACGCGGCTCTCTTCGGGCCCGCCCTCTTCGGGTCCGGTCCCGCCGGGCGGCCCGGTGACGGCCGTGCGGGAGAGGGCGGTCCGCGCCTGCTGCGTGAGGCGGAGGTACGGGCGCTCGACGCGGCCGGTGCCGCCCTCGGGATCTCGCTGCCCTGGTTCGCCCTGGAGCACGGCCGGCTGCACGTCGGGCTGGGCTCTTCGTGGTTCGGGCCCCCGGAGCCGGGCGGTCCGTACCCGTCGAGCGCCTTCGTACGGCAGCGCCCGGGTCACTGA
- a CDS encoding M28 family metallopeptidase, with translation MTATALAAPLLIAASPHHGHAPHHPAKDPAREAAKLSRELVRESSAKGAYRHLRAFQAIADASGGHRAAGSPGHEASAAYVYRLLKKAGYEVGYQEFEFVYTETLAEKMSVVSPTPREVPVRAMTYTKSTAEGGVRAALAAVPDDGTPGCEAGDYASGTFTGKIALIKRGGCSFAEKQAAAGDAGAVGAVIYNNTEGVLSGTLGGVDAGRIPTGGLVREEGEKLVADLAKGEVTVSLEIRELQEERTTDNVVAETRGGSAANTVMLGAHLDSVTDGPGINDNASGSAGLLEVALELAKSHRPPSNKVRFAWWSAEENGLLGSEAYVAKLSEARREQIALYLNFDMIASPNGVQFVFDGDDSDGVGEGPGPEGSAQLEHDITRFLDGRRKPHTGTDFTGRSDYGPFIEAGIPSGGTDTGAEGIKTEAQAGVFGGTAGVAYDPCYHAACDDLENIDMGHFDTNIDVIANAVGTYAHDLSSLTRPVPAGSTTGGSGGGGGLREGHAHGVTE, from the coding sequence GTGACCGCCACCGCACTGGCCGCACCGCTCCTCATCGCCGCGTCACCGCACCACGGACACGCCCCGCACCACCCCGCCAAGGACCCGGCCCGGGAGGCCGCGAAGCTCTCCCGTGAGCTGGTACGGGAATCCTCCGCGAAGGGCGCCTACCGCCATCTGCGTGCGTTCCAGGCCATAGCCGACGCCTCCGGCGGCCACCGGGCGGCCGGCTCGCCCGGCCACGAGGCGTCCGCCGCCTACGTGTACCGGCTCCTGAAGAAGGCCGGATACGAAGTCGGCTACCAGGAGTTCGAGTTCGTCTACACCGAGACCCTCGCCGAGAAGATGTCCGTCGTCTCGCCCACCCCCCGCGAGGTGCCGGTCCGGGCGATGACGTACACGAAGTCCACCGCCGAGGGCGGGGTCCGGGCGGCCCTGGCCGCGGTCCCCGACGACGGCACCCCCGGGTGCGAGGCGGGCGACTACGCCTCGGGGACCTTCACCGGCAAGATCGCCCTGATCAAGCGCGGCGGCTGCTCCTTCGCCGAGAAGCAGGCGGCCGCGGGGGACGCGGGCGCGGTGGGCGCGGTCATCTACAACAACACCGAGGGCGTCCTGTCCGGGACCCTCGGCGGCGTGGACGCGGGGAGGATCCCGACCGGCGGGCTCGTCCGGGAGGAGGGCGAGAAGCTCGTCGCCGACCTGGCGAAGGGCGAGGTGACCGTCTCCCTGGAGATCCGGGAGCTCCAGGAGGAACGCACCACCGACAACGTCGTCGCGGAGACCCGCGGCGGCAGCGCGGCGAACACCGTCATGCTCGGCGCCCACCTCGACTCGGTCACCGACGGCCCCGGCATCAACGACAACGCCTCGGGCTCGGCCGGGCTGCTCGAAGTCGCCCTGGAACTCGCGAAGTCGCACAGGCCGCCGTCCAACAAGGTGCGCTTCGCCTGGTGGTCGGCCGAGGAGAACGGCCTGCTGGGCTCGGAGGCGTACGTCGCGAAGCTCTCCGAGGCGCGGCGCGAACAGATCGCCCTCTACCTGAACTTCGACATGATCGCCTCCCCGAACGGGGTGCAGTTCGTCTTCGACGGCGACGACTCCGACGGTGTCGGCGAGGGCCCCGGCCCCGAGGGATCGGCCCAGCTGGAGCACGACATCACCCGGTTCCTGGACGGCAGGCGCAAGCCGCACACCGGCACGGACTTCACCGGGCGTTCGGACTACGGGCCCTTCATCGAGGCCGGCATCCCGTCCGGCGGTACGGACACCGGAGCGGAGGGCATCAAGACCGAGGCCCAGGCCGGCGTCTTCGGCGGCACCGCCGGGGTCGCGTACGACCCGTGCTACCACGCGGCCTGCGACGACCTGGAGAACATCGACATGGGCCACTTCGACACCAACATCGACGTGATCGCCAACGCGGTGGGCACCTACGCCCACGACCTGAGCTCGCTGACGCGCCCGGTCCCCGCCGGGTCCACCACCGGCGGATCCGGCGGCGGAGGCGGACTGCGCGAGGGCCACGCGCACGGCGTCACCGAGTGA
- a CDS encoding type II toxin-antitoxin system VapB family antitoxin has translation MIFKRIGNGRPYPDHGRESTRQWADVAPRPVRLDQLVTTKGQLDLETLLAEDSTFYGDLFAHVVKWQGDLYLEDGLHRAVRAALQQRQVLHARVLELG, from the coding sequence GTGATCTTCAAGCGCATCGGAAATGGGCGGCCATACCCCGACCACGGCCGGGAAAGCACCCGACAGTGGGCGGATGTCGCGCCGCGTCCGGTCCGCCTCGACCAGCTGGTGACCACCAAGGGCCAGCTGGACCTCGAGACGCTGCTCGCCGAGGACTCCACGTTCTACGGCGACCTGTTCGCCCACGTCGTGAAGTGGCAGGGCGACCTCTACCTCGAGGACGGGCTGCACCGCGCCGTGCGGGCCGCGCTCCAGCAGCGCCAGGTGCTGCACGCACGGGTCCTGGAACTCGGCTGA
- a CDS encoding LytR C-terminal domain-containing protein, whose translation MGGKYRVTGKAYPRMRRPRRRRKLVLSTVAAAAVLGLAGWGTLQLVDVFTGSDKQASAAGRVKTCPSPTATAPARTFPKPAAIKVNVYNATPRGGLAKAAAKELEKRGFVIGEVDNAPAAYDKKVPGTALLLGAPTASDGPFPVLSTQLPGVVQRTDTRRTADVDLIIGTKFKAFSTPAAAASALSALAGPAPAPSPTC comes from the coding sequence ATGGGCGGAAAGTACCGCGTGACGGGTAAGGCGTATCCGCGTATGCGCCGTCCGCGCCGTCGCCGCAAGCTGGTCCTGTCGACGGTCGCCGCCGCGGCCGTCCTCGGTCTGGCCGGGTGGGGCACTCTCCAGCTCGTCGACGTGTTCACCGGGAGCGACAAGCAGGCCAGCGCGGCGGGCCGGGTGAAGACCTGCCCCTCCCCGACCGCCACGGCACCCGCCCGTACGTTCCCGAAACCGGCCGCCATCAAGGTCAACGTCTACAACGCGACCCCGCGCGGCGGGCTCGCCAAGGCCGCCGCGAAGGAGCTGGAGAAGCGCGGCTTCGTCATCGGCGAGGTGGACAACGCCCCGGCCGCGTACGACAAGAAGGTGCCGGGCACGGCGCTCCTGCTCGGCGCCCCCACCGCCTCGGACGGCCCCTTCCCGGTGCTCTCCACCCAGCTGCCCGGGGTCGTGCAGAGGACCGACACCCGCAGGACGGCGGACGTCGATCTGATCATCGGTACGAAGTTCAAGGCGTTCAGCACGCCGGCCGCGGCGGCCTCCGCCCTCAGCGCCCTGGCCGGGCCGGCCCCGGCGCCCTCTCCCACCTGCTGA
- the upp gene encoding uracil phosphoribosyltransferase produces MRIHVVDHPLVAHKLTTLRDKRTDSPTFRRLADELVTLLAYEATRDVRTEQVGIETPVTPTTGVKLSYPRPLVVPILRAGLGMLDGMVRLLPTAEVGFLGMIRNEETLQAETYATRMPEDLSGRQVYVLDPMLATGGTLVAAIRELIERGADDVTAVVLLAAPEGVEVMERELAGTPVTVVTASVDERLNEQGYIVPGLGDAGDRMYGTAD; encoded by the coding sequence ATGCGGATCCACGTCGTCGACCACCCGCTGGTGGCGCACAAACTCACCACACTGCGCGACAAGCGCACCGACTCACCTACCTTCCGGCGGCTCGCCGACGAACTGGTCACCCTTCTCGCGTACGAGGCGACCCGGGACGTGCGGACCGAGCAGGTCGGCATCGAGACCCCGGTCACCCCCACGACCGGGGTGAAGCTGTCGTACCCGCGGCCCCTCGTCGTGCCGATCCTGCGCGCCGGTCTGGGCATGCTGGACGGGATGGTCCGGCTGCTGCCCACCGCCGAGGTCGGCTTCCTGGGCATGATCCGCAACGAGGAGACGCTCCAGGCTGAGACCTACGCCACGCGGATGCCCGAGGACCTCTCGGGCCGCCAGGTCTACGTCCTGGACCCGATGCTGGCGACCGGCGGCACGCTCGTCGCGGCCATCCGGGAGCTGATCGAGCGGGGCGCCGACGACGTCACCGCGGTGGTACTGCTCGCGGCGCCCGAGGGCGTCGAGGTGATGGAGCGCGAACTGGCGGGCACGCCGGTCACGGTGGTCACGGCCTCGGTCGACGAGCGGCTCAACGAGCAGGGTTACATCGTGCCGGGCCTCGGCGACGCCGGTGACCGGATGTACGGCACCGCCGACTGA
- the tadA gene encoding tRNA adenosine(34) deaminase TadA, which yields MRRAIDEAAQAASAGDVPVGAVVLDPHGALLSTGRNEREVTGDPTAHAEVVALRRAAAVLGGWRLTGCTLVVTLEPCTMCAGALVQSRIGRVVYGARDEKAGAAGSLWDVLRDRRLNHRPEVVHGVLEDACAAQLTAFFRDR from the coding sequence ATGCGCCGGGCCATCGACGAGGCGGCGCAGGCGGCGTCGGCCGGCGATGTGCCGGTCGGCGCCGTTGTGCTGGACCCGCACGGCGCCCTGCTGTCCACCGGCCGCAACGAACGCGAGGTGACGGGCGATCCGACCGCGCACGCCGAGGTCGTCGCCCTGCGCCGCGCCGCCGCGGTGCTCGGCGGATGGCGGCTGACCGGCTGCACCCTGGTGGTCACGCTGGAGCCGTGCACCATGTGCGCGGGCGCGCTCGTGCAGTCCCGGATCGGCCGGGTCGTCTACGGGGCCCGCGACGAGAAGGCCGGTGCGGCGGGCTCCCTCTGGGACGTCCTGCGGGACCGCAGGCTCAACCACCGCCCCGAGGTGGTCCACGGCGTCCTGGAGGACGCCTGCGCGGCGCAGCTGACCGCCTTCTTCCGCGACCGCTGA